The Pontibacter sp. SGAir0037 DNA segment GACTCCGACTGAAATTGCGCAAGCCGAAAAAGCAGGCGCTTCTCTTGTTAAACTGTTCCCGGGTAATGTGCTTGGCTCCGGGTTCCTGAAAGCGATAAAAGAGCTGTTCCCGAACCTGCTCTTTATGCCTACTGGCGGCGTTGCTCCAACTGCCGACAGCCTGAACGAATGGTTTGGCGCAGGTGTAACTGCCGTTGGCCTTGGTTCAAAGCTTTTCGAAAAAGACCCAACTTCGCAAGGCTACGAATGGCTCACAGAGCGGTCGGCCCAGGTGCTACAATTAGCGCTACAGGCAAAATAAAACCTGGCCTTTCCTGTGTAAGTGCAGGAAAGGCTATTCCTCTTCCGTTTTGGCTTCGGTAAGCGCGGCTTTATTTACCAGCCCGTAATGCCTGATATCCAGCAGCACTCCACGGCCACTCCTATACTCCTGCCTGTGCGTTCCTTCCAGCTCAAAACCTAATTTAGTTACCACAGCTATACTTTTTTTGTTGGCTGGAATTATTCTGGCGTAAATTTTAAGCAGTTTCAGCTCATCGAAACAATAAGCCCGTAGGGCACGAAGCCCTTCCGTTACCAGGCCTTCTCCCTCATATTCTCCAGATATAAAATATCCTAATTCACCTTTAGGAATGTTCCAGTCGACATTCTTCAGTATAAGTTCACCGATCAGCTTCCCTTTATACCAGGCACCATAGTATACCGATTCTCCTGCATCATTCTCCTCTTTCAACTCCTTGAGGTAAGCAAGCGCCGTTTCCCTGTTCTTCATTTTATGAACAGTTACCGGAAAACTTTCCCGCAGTCTATCTCTGTTCTTTTCCACCAGGCTAAGCCAGCAACCTACGTCACGCTCT contains these protein-coding regions:
- a CDS encoding GNAT family N-acetyltransferase, with product MGVLFKEQLQTERLRLRVLEERDVGCWLSLVEKNRDRLRESFPVTVHKMKNRETALAYLKELKEENDAGESVYYGAWYKGKLIGELILKNVDWNIPKGELGYFISGEYEGEGLVTEGLRALRAYCFDELKLLKIYARIIPANKKSIAVVTKLGFELEGTHRQEYRSGRGVLLDIRHYGLVNKAALTEAKTEEE